One genomic segment of Brassica napus cultivar Da-Ae chromosome A3, Da-Ae, whole genome shotgun sequence includes these proteins:
- the LOC106437550 gene encoding uncharacterized protein LOC106437550 isoform X1 — protein MPAQMVFMDRDYTKKKVRSLVAESWEFLYAIPVTKTRAFYESSDSSKPIEFLVRHGEAPQELCDTVCNLYAVSTSTGLGGMHLVLFKVGGNHRLPPTTLSPGDMVCIRICDSKGAGATSCTQGFVHSLGDDGCSIGVALESRHGDPTFSKLFGKSVRIDRIHGLADALTYEPTWITQCPLLLLDTRMSYGSLSMACEERLDPAGTGSLYNEGEADIVVNHVIALIYAGVSTMAIAVQSPYVAQVQLLRERLDDFPVADGVEVATIDSFQGREADAVIISMVRSNNLSGIPRG, from the exons ATG CCAGCGCAGATGGTTTTCATGGACAGAGATTATACGAAGAAGAAAGTTCGAAGCTTAGTAGCTGAGTCTTGGGAGTTTCTGTACGCCATTCCGGTGACTAAGACAAGAGCATTCT ATGAGAGCTCTGATTCCTCCAAACCGATCGAGTTCTTGGTTCGGCACGGTGAAGCTCCGCAGGAACTTTGTGACACAGTTTGCAATTTGTATGCAGTTAGCACCTCCACAG GTCTCGGAGGTATGCACTTGGTGTTGTTTAAGGTTGGGGGCAACCATCGTCTACCTCCTACAACACTTTCCCCTGGTGACATGGTTTGCATAAGAATTTGTGACAGTAAGGGTGCTGGAGCAACTTCTTGTACGCAGGGGTTTGTTCACAGCCTTGGAGATGATGGGTGCAGCATTGGCGTTGCTCTAGAATCTCGCCATGGAGATCCTACTTTCTCCAAGCTCTTTGGAAAGAGTGTCAGAATTGATCGTATTCATGGGTTGGCCGATGCTCTCACTTATGAG CCTACTTGGATAACACAATGCCCGCTGCTTCTTCTCGACACAAGAATGTCATATGGGAGTTTGTCAATGGCCTGCGAGGAGCGTCTAGATCCAGCTGGTACAGGCTCATTATACAATGAAGGAGAAGCAGATATTGTGGTTAATCACGTCATCGCGTTGATTTATGCAG GGGTTAGTACAATGGCTATAGCCGTTCAATCCCCATATGTTGCTCAGGTGCAGCTTCTCAGAGAAAGGCTAGATGATTTTCCAGTTGCTGATGGAGTTGAGGTCGCAACCATTGACAGCTTTCAAGGACGGGAGGCTGATGCAGTGATCATATCAATG GTACGGTCGAACAACCTAAGTGGGATTCCTAGGGGATAG
- the LOC106443373 gene encoding transcription factor MYB82 → MEKKEEERKSHVRRGLWKPEEDMILRNCVESHGEGNWADISRRSGLKRGGKSCRLRWKNYLRPNIKRGGMSPQEQDLIIRMHKLLGNRWSLIAGRLPGRTDNEVKNYWNTHLNKKSTSRKQNATESVEAPTDKTVMSTGVRHSHGEQGEGEEGTTNWMEETNCLAYDDHIGSPLPLISHYTDTLVFDPCFAFMDCFPLL, encoded by the exons ATGgagaaaaaggaagaagaaaggaagTCTCATGTGAGAAGAGGGTTGTGGAAACCTGAAGAAGACATGATATTGAGAAACTGTGTCGAGTCTCATGGAGAAGGAAACTGGGCAGACATCTCTCGTCGGTCAGGGTTGAAGAGAGGTGGGAAAAGCTGTAGGTTGAGATGGAAGAATTATCTAAGACCAAATATCAAAAGAGGAGGCATGTCACCTCAAGAACAAGACCTCATCATCCGCATGCATAAGCTTCTCGGAAACCG ATGGTCGTTGATCGCTGGCCGCCTTCCAGGTCGGACTGACAACGAAGTCAAGAACTACTGGAATACACATTTGAACAAGAAGTCCACTTCCAGGAAACAGAACGCAACTGAGTCAGTGGAAGCTCCTACCGACAAGACAGTTATGTCTACAGGAGTGAGACATAGCCATGGAGaacaaggagaaggagaagaaggcactACTAACTGGATGGAGGAGACTAACTGTTTGGCTTATGACGACCACATAGGATCTCCCCTGCCTCTCATCTCTCATTACACAGACACTCTTGTGTTTGACCCATGTTTCGCCTTCATGGATTGCTTCCCTCTGCTTTAG
- the LOC106437550 gene encoding uncharacterized protein LOC106437550 isoform X2 has translation MMVFMDRDYTKKKVRSLVAESWEFLYAIPVTKTRAFYESSDSSKPIEFLVRHGEAPQELCDTVCNLYAVSTSTGLGGMHLVLFKVGGNHRLPPTTLSPGDMVCIRICDSKGAGATSCTQGFVHSLGDDGCSIGVALESRHGDPTFSKLFGKSVRIDRIHGLADALTYEPTWITQCPLLLLDTRMSYGSLSMACEERLDPAGTGSLYNEGEADIVVNHVIALIYAGVSTMAIAVQSPYVAQVQLLRERLDDFPVADGVEVATIDSFQGREADAVIISMVRSNNLSGIPRG, from the exons ATG ATGGTTTTCATGGACAGAGATTATACGAAGAAGAAAGTTCGAAGCTTAGTAGCTGAGTCTTGGGAGTTTCTGTACGCCATTCCGGTGACTAAGACAAGAGCATTCT ATGAGAGCTCTGATTCCTCCAAACCGATCGAGTTCTTGGTTCGGCACGGTGAAGCTCCGCAGGAACTTTGTGACACAGTTTGCAATTTGTATGCAGTTAGCACCTCCACAG GTCTCGGAGGTATGCACTTGGTGTTGTTTAAGGTTGGGGGCAACCATCGTCTACCTCCTACAACACTTTCCCCTGGTGACATGGTTTGCATAAGAATTTGTGACAGTAAGGGTGCTGGAGCAACTTCTTGTACGCAGGGGTTTGTTCACAGCCTTGGAGATGATGGGTGCAGCATTGGCGTTGCTCTAGAATCTCGCCATGGAGATCCTACTTTCTCCAAGCTCTTTGGAAAGAGTGTCAGAATTGATCGTATTCATGGGTTGGCCGATGCTCTCACTTATGAG CCTACTTGGATAACACAATGCCCGCTGCTTCTTCTCGACACAAGAATGTCATATGGGAGTTTGTCAATGGCCTGCGAGGAGCGTCTAGATCCAGCTGGTACAGGCTCATTATACAATGAAGGAGAAGCAGATATTGTGGTTAATCACGTCATCGCGTTGATTTATGCAG GGGTTAGTACAATGGCTATAGCCGTTCAATCCCCATATGTTGCTCAGGTGCAGCTTCTCAGAGAAAGGCTAGATGATTTTCCAGTTGCTGATGGAGTTGAGGTCGCAACCATTGACAGCTTTCAAGGACGGGAGGCTGATGCAGTGATCATATCAATG GTACGGTCGAACAACCTAAGTGGGATTCCTAGGGGATAG
- the LOC106437550 gene encoding uncharacterized protein LOC106437550 isoform X3, which produces MVFMDRDYTKKKVRSLVAESWEFLYAIPVTKTRAFYESSDSSKPIEFLVRHGEAPQELCDTVCNLYAVSTSTGLGGMHLVLFKVGGNHRLPPTTLSPGDMVCIRICDSKGAGATSCTQGFVHSLGDDGCSIGVALESRHGDPTFSKLFGKSVRIDRIHGLADALTYEPTWITQCPLLLLDTRMSYGSLSMACEERLDPAGTGSLYNEGEADIVVNHVIALIYAGVSTMAIAVQSPYVAQVQLLRERLDDFPVADGVEVATIDSFQGREADAVIISMVRSNNLSGIPRG; this is translated from the exons ATGGTTTTCATGGACAGAGATTATACGAAGAAGAAAGTTCGAAGCTTAGTAGCTGAGTCTTGGGAGTTTCTGTACGCCATTCCGGTGACTAAGACAAGAGCATTCT ATGAGAGCTCTGATTCCTCCAAACCGATCGAGTTCTTGGTTCGGCACGGTGAAGCTCCGCAGGAACTTTGTGACACAGTTTGCAATTTGTATGCAGTTAGCACCTCCACAG GTCTCGGAGGTATGCACTTGGTGTTGTTTAAGGTTGGGGGCAACCATCGTCTACCTCCTACAACACTTTCCCCTGGTGACATGGTTTGCATAAGAATTTGTGACAGTAAGGGTGCTGGAGCAACTTCTTGTACGCAGGGGTTTGTTCACAGCCTTGGAGATGATGGGTGCAGCATTGGCGTTGCTCTAGAATCTCGCCATGGAGATCCTACTTTCTCCAAGCTCTTTGGAAAGAGTGTCAGAATTGATCGTATTCATGGGTTGGCCGATGCTCTCACTTATGAG CCTACTTGGATAACACAATGCCCGCTGCTTCTTCTCGACACAAGAATGTCATATGGGAGTTTGTCAATGGCCTGCGAGGAGCGTCTAGATCCAGCTGGTACAGGCTCATTATACAATGAAGGAGAAGCAGATATTGTGGTTAATCACGTCATCGCGTTGATTTATGCAG GGGTTAGTACAATGGCTATAGCCGTTCAATCCCCATATGTTGCTCAGGTGCAGCTTCTCAGAGAAAGGCTAGATGATTTTCCAGTTGCTGATGGAGTTGAGGTCGCAACCATTGACAGCTTTCAAGGACGGGAGGCTGATGCAGTGATCATATCAATG GTACGGTCGAACAACCTAAGTGGGATTCCTAGGGGATAG